In Zea mays cultivar B73 chromosome 7, Zm-B73-REFERENCE-NAM-5.0, whole genome shotgun sequence, the following proteins share a genomic window:
- the LOC109940806 gene encoding peroxidase 1 — MATRVALAPPMVAVASVAVLLVVCAAASVAGQGQLQVGYYNKTCPAAEQIVRNETTVAIGSSPDLAAALLRLHYHDCFVQGCDASVLLDSTPNNTAEKESLPNGSLRGFDVVARVKDQLEKACPGTVSCADILALMARDAVSLARGPSWPVALGRRDGRTSSAASCGDLPPLHGDIGLVVQAFAAKGLDVKDLAVLSGAHTLGKAHCASYADRLYASATCTTPDPALDARYADRLRMRCPSNSSSTSSTAASELDPGSCTTFDTSYYRHVARRRGLLRSDASLLDHRFTRAYVLQAASGRFDGHFFHDFTVSMAKMAAIGVLTGDQGEIRRKCNVVN; from the exons ATGGCCACCAGGGTCGCACTTGCACCTCCCATGGTGGCCGTAGCATCAGTGGCAGTGCTACTCGTCGTGTGTGCTGCTGCATCAGTTGCCGGGCAGGGGCAACTCCAGGTCGGCTACTACAACAAGACTTGCCCGGCAGCGGAGCAGATCGTGCGCAACGAGACCACGGTCGCCATCGGTAGCTCGCCGGACCTCGCCGCCGCGCTCCTCAGGCTGCACTACCACGACTGCTTCGTCCAG GGCTGCGACGCCTCCGTGCTTCTGGACTCGACACCCAACAACACCGCGGAGAAGGAGTCGCTGCCCAACGGCAGCCTCCGAGGCTTCGACGTCGTGGCGCGGGTCAAGGACCAGCTGGAGAAGGCGTGCCCGGGCACCGTCTCCTGCGCCGACATCCTGGCCCTCATGGCCCGCGACGCCGTCTCGCTGGCCAGGGGCCCCTCCTGGCCCGTGGCGCTGGGCAGGCGGGACGGCCGCACCTCCAGCGCCGCCAGCTGCGGGGACCTTCCGCCGCTGCACGGCGACATCGGCCTcgtggtccaggccttcgccgcCAAGGGCCTCGACGTCAAGGACCTCGCCGTGCTGTCCGGCGCGCACACGCTGGGCAAGGCGCACTGCGCCTCCTACGCCGACCGCCTCTACGCCTCCGCCACCTGCACCACGCCCGACCCGGCGCTCGACGCCCGCTACGCCGACAGGCTGCGGATGcgctgccccagcaacagcagtaGCACCAGCAGTACCGCGGCGTCCGAGCTCGACCCCGGCAGCTGCACCACCTTCGACACCAGCTACTACCGCCACGTCGCGCGGAGGCGCGGACTGCTCCGCTCCGACGCATCGCTCCTGGACCACCGCTTCACCAGGGCCTACGTGCTGCAGGCCGCCTCCGGCAGGTTCGACGGACACTTCTTCCACGACTTCACCGTCTCCATGGCCAAGATGGCAGCCATCGGCGTGCTCACCGGCGACCAGGGTGAGATCAGGAGAAAGTGCAACGTCGTCAACTGA